A portion of the Gloeomargarita sp. SRBZ-1_bins_9 genome contains these proteins:
- a CDS encoding ABC transporter ATP-binding protein has protein sequence MRPSLLRVQELYAGYVAGLDILQGASIEVGQGELVTLIGPNGAGKSTLLKAIFNLLPYRRGRVEFQGRDILSVPTHQLVTLGMAYVPQLANVFRSLTVAENLQLGAGAKRGKSLQTRVDELTQLFPILRQRYHQRAGTLSGGERQLLAMARALMSDPQLLLLDEPSAALSPKWVGEVMGCIQQINRLGVTVLLVEQNARQALKISHRGYVLENGRECYSGPAAQLLDDPRIGELYLGIKTPLTTVEPHS, from the coding sequence ATGCGCCCATCCCTGCTGCGGGTTCAGGAGTTGTACGCGGGCTACGTAGCCGGTCTGGACATTTTGCAGGGAGCGAGTATAGAGGTGGGGCAGGGGGAATTGGTGACGCTGATCGGCCCCAATGGCGCAGGCAAATCCACATTACTCAAGGCCATCTTTAACCTGCTGCCCTACCGGCGGGGGCGGGTGGAATTCCAAGGGCGGGATATTTTGTCCGTACCGACCCATCAACTGGTGACCCTGGGGATGGCCTATGTGCCCCAATTGGCCAATGTGTTTCGCTCCCTGACGGTGGCGGAGAACTTGCAACTGGGGGCTGGGGCTAAACGGGGGAAATCGTTACAGACCCGTGTAGATGAACTGACCCAACTGTTTCCCATCCTGCGGCAACGCTATCACCAGCGGGCGGGGACGCTTTCGGGGGGGGAGCGGCAGTTGCTGGCCATGGCCCGGGCGCTGATGAGTGACCCGCAATTGCTGCTGTTGGACGAACCGTCGGCGGCCCTGTCCCCGAAATGGGTGGGTGAGGTGATGGGCTGTATCCAGCAGATCAATCGCCTGGGAGTCACGGTTCTACTGGTGGAACAAAACGCCCGTCAGGCTTTGAAAATCTCCCACCGGGGCTATGTCCTGGAAAATGGGCGGGAATGCTACAGCGGTCCGGCGGCTCAACTGCTCGATGACCCCCGCATCGGGGAACTCTACCTGGGTATCAAAACCCCCCTGACTACGGTAGAACCGCACTCTTGA